Proteins from a single region of Lates calcarifer isolate ASB-BC8 linkage group LG19, TLL_Latcal_v3, whole genome shotgun sequence:
- the noxred1 gene encoding LOW QUALITY PROTEIN: NADP-dependent oxidoreductase domain-containing protein 1 (The sequence of the model RefSeq protein was modified relative to this genomic sequence to represent the inferred CDS: deleted 1 base in 1 codon), which translates to MTVQKQELINVMETFFRAFLKRNISEVHHDPEVKRQTETQQHQEKDLCVGILGLGHMGKQLLLSLLELTGIKPSHIKVSTRRPESAVECVQTGVECFFNNRRLAAWADVLFLCCLPSHLPKVCADLHSHLSKRCLVYSFVSAVPVTRLAELLGHNFILKPQYDFVSADGANVWLSCTDLSSALKDPLLIEASCPLTMSGGISLSLSWVCAVLYSLLNICTSAGLGSSDALSLINSLFKEKWTHAVQLNAQSFVSSSYASSLLGDELFSWISLTDAQSKETPLLRFLSSNKSVQQCIAAEYKSLLDTPVMLDSYCTH; encoded by the exons ATGACTGTGCAGAAGCAGGAGCTGATAAATGTGATGGAAACTTTCTTCAGAGCATTTTTGAAGAGGAACATCTCAGAGGTGCATCACGACCCTG AGGTCAAACGGCAAACAGAGACTCAGCAGCATCAGGAGAAGGACCTCTGTGTGGGGATACTTGGGCTGGGTCACATGGGAAAACAgctgcttctctccctcttggAACTGACTGGAATCAAACCATCACACATTAAAGTCTCCACTAGAAGACCAGAATCTGCAG TGGAATGTGTCCAGACCGGCGTCGAGTGTTTCTTTAACAATCGCAGGTTGGCAGCATGGGCAGacgttctctttctctgctgtctgccCTCTCACCTCCCCAAAGTCTGCGCTGATCTCCACTCTCACCTGTCAAAACGCTGCCTCGTATACAGCTTCGTCTCTGCCGTGCCTGTCACCAG attagCTGAACTTCTTGGACACAACTTTATTCTAAAACCACAGTATGACTTTGTGAGTGCTGAC GGTGCAAATGTGTGGCTGTCCTGCACTGATCTCTCCTCAGCTTTGAAAGATCCTTTGCTGATAGAGGCATCGTGTCCTCTTACAATGAGTG GTGGCATCTCTCTGAGTCTGAGCTGGGTGTGTGCAGTGCTGTACAGCCTGCTGAATATCTGCACCTCTGCTGGTCTGGGATCCAGTGATGCCCTCTCTCTGATCAACAGTCTCTTCAAGGAGAAATGGACACACGCTGTGCAGTTAAATGCACAGAGTTTCGTCAGTTCATCTTATGCATCTTCCCTTCTTGGAGATGA GCTTTTTTCCTGGATTTCTCTCACTGATGCCCAAAGCAAGGAGACACCACTGCTGAGGTTTCTGTCAAGCAATAAATCTGTGCAGCAGTGCATCGCTGCAGAGTACAAATCACTGCTGGATACACCAGTAATGTTAGACAGTTACTGTACACACTAA
- the tmed8 gene encoding protein TMED8: MERLEATSELQSRLSSLSFSSFPGITSKQCDNRPLDRLQNTDLSQSFTQSKNQDNMDETKEDSGQRSEGNEESPAELALGEGGEENNSAGSCQLSTEMKAQMPPLKPPTTWTSAALKELKAKLRLEKDSVVTVYRGDIMTVHVPTVPEAKKVCWEFATDGYDIGFGIYFDWTPVTNRSITVHISESSDDEDEEEELEGPLPNGDIEKGSKTHTNSNLAEILPVYRQDSHLSVYGGSHDFPGEGTYLVKFDNSYSLWRNKTLYYRVYYSA; this comes from the exons ATGGAGAGATTAGAGGCTACATCAGAGCTCCAGTCACGGctgtcatctctctccttctcgtCTTTCCCCGGAATAACATCCAAACAGTGCGACAACAGACCGCTGGACAG GCTCCAGAATACAGATCTATCACAGAGCTTTACCCAGTCCAAAAACCAGGATAATATGGATGAAACCAAGGAGGATTCAGGGCAGCGTTCAGAG GGTAATGAAGAGTCCCCTGCTGAGCTGGCCCTGGGGGAAGGAGGCGAGGAGAACAACAGCGCTGGGAGCTGTCAGCTCTCCACTGAGATGAAAG CCCAGATGCCACCCCTGAAACCCCCAACTACATGGACATCTGCTGCACTGAAGGAGCTGAAGGCAAAGCTTCGACTGGAGAAGGACAGCGTGGTGACAGTGTACCGAGGCGACATCATGACAGTTCACGTGCCCACTGTCCCCGAGGCCAAAAAAGTGTGCTGGGAGTTCGCAACTGACGGCTATGACATTGGCTTTGGCATCTATTTTGACTGGACTCCTGTCACGAACCGGTCTATCACAGTGCACATCAGCGAGTCAAGTGATGAcgaagatgaagaagaggagctgGAAG GGCCTCTCCCCAACGGAGATATTGAGAAGGGCTCCAAAACTCACACCAACTCAAACCTGGCTGAAATCTTACCCGTATACCGTCAGGACAGTCACTTGTCTGTTTATGGGGGGAGCCACGATTTTCCAGGTGAAGGCACTTACCTGGTGAAGTTCGACAACTCCTACTCACTTTGGCGAAATAAAACTCTTTACTACAGGGTTTATTACAGTGCCTGA
- the zgc:163014 gene encoding rab9 effector protein with kelch motifs yields MGRLNFYVLWSLRDAPRQFISKSNRRCFQVHVPLPLPKQLVIFGLGEWEGRDTTISVEVLVSAEVQAQKIGTLSSQARCLTWEGVWHTDIATVAAERGRRGVYGKIVLTVCGEPQDEASVFSSTPLVQRKCLFPEQHNATDLGSTVHQSAENETITPNSSHLGDSVCFAEIQVNKIDTSDSTVGNKPPVWPTDKTPRRTVISKRGHLTWSSEDMDSLAEDIDQASTPKKKRLSRMNSQEEMTVHIKNENREVSACPSKRWSHTMCLSDPDTAVLIGGEMADQNYCKDSLWKLELDSDFWFPMNSSASGPVPLCARGHSATYDPDSKSVFVYGGLREGQRFSEMYILNTLTWKWKLVTAKGNVPTLAYHSAAFYKKELFVFGGVQPSHSSGDKSCSNALYIFNPEFELWYQPIVEGDRPLPRFGHSATLLSQRLIIFGGRKTAAYLNDLHILDLGFMEYTAVKCGNMPPLPRGFHGALPVSDNRILVSGGCSAIGALQDVHIFSTDTNMWSSVSSPVLCSKPRAGHSIISLGCSILTDTEKHEQGENIKVHCTLLVFGGSDCSGTFYNDTVKCTVEVPGDK; encoded by the exons ATGGGGAGGCTGAATTTTTATGTGCTTTGGTCCCTGCGTGACGCTCCCCGCCAGTTCATCAG CAAATCCAACCGAAGGTGCTTTCAAGTCCACGTCCCGCTGCCTCTGCCCAAACAGCTGGTCATCTTTGGTCTTGGAGAGTGGGAAGGCAGGGACACTACAATCTCGGTCGAGGTTCTGGTCAGTGCAGAGGTACAGGCCCAGAAAATAGGGACTCTGTCGTCTCAAGCAAG GTGCCTGACCTGGGAGGGCGTCTGGCATACAGACATTGCcacagtggcagcagagagGGGCAGGAGAGGAGTTTATGGCAAGATTGTGCTTACAGTATGTGGAGAG CCACAGGATGAGGCCAGTGTCTTCAGCAGTACTCCTCTGGTTCAAAGGAAATGTCTGTTCCCAGAGCAGCACAACGCAACTGATCTCGGCAGCACAGTACACCAAAGTGCTGAAAATGAAACG ATAACTCCAAACTCCTCTCACTTGGGCGATAGTGTTTGCTTTGCTGAGATCCAAGTGAATAAAATTGACACCAGTGATTCCACTGTGGGAAATAAACCCCCTGTTTGGCCTACG GACAAGACACCCAGGCGGACAGTTATCAGCAAAAGAGGCCACCTGACATGGAGCTCTGAGGACATGGACAGTCTCGCTGAGGACATAGACCAGGCTTCAACCCCTAAGAAGAAGAGGCTGTCCAGGATGAACAGCCAAGAAGAAATGACAGTGCACATAAAGAATGAGAACAGAGAAG TTTCAGCGTGTCCATCGAAGCGTTGGAGCCACACGATGTGTCTGAGTGACCCTGACACTGCTGTCCTCATCGGTGGGGAGATGGCAGATCAAAACTACTGCAAGGACTCCCTGTGGAAGCTTGAGTTAG ACAGCGACTTCTGGTTCCCCATGAACTCCTCTGCTTCTGGACCTGTACCGCTGTGTGCCCGAGGACACTCCGCAACCTATGACCCAGACTCCAAGTCAGTCTTTGTTTACGGTGGCCTGAGGGAGGGTCAGCGCTTCAGCGAGATGTACATCCTTAATACTCTGACCTGGAAGTGGAAGCTTGTCACT GCAAAAGGGAATGTTCCGACTTTGGCGTATCACTCTGCGGCGTTTTATAAGAAAGAGCTTTTTGTCTTCGGTGGAGTCCAGCCAAGCCATTCCTCTGGGGATAAATCCTGCAGTAATGCTTTGTACATCTTCAACCCAGAGTTTGAACTCTGGTACCAGCCCATTGTGGAGGGGGACAGACCTCTGCCTCGATTTGG GCACTCAGCCACACTCCTCTCACAGAGGTTGATTATATTTGGTGGTCGGAAAACTGCAGCCTACCTTAATGACCTCCACATCCTAGATCTGG GATTCATGGAGTACACAGCTGTGAAGTGTGGGAACATGCCACCGCTGCCTCGAGG GTTTCATGGAGCGCTCCCAGTTTCAGACAACAGGATTTTAGTCAGTGGGGGCTGCAGTGCAATTGGGGCCCTACAAGACGTACATATCTTCAGCACTG ATACCAACATGTGGAGCTCGGTGTCATCTCCTGTGCTTTGCTCCAAGCCTCGTGCTGGACACAGCATTATCAGTTTGGGCTGCTCCATCCTAACGGACACTGAGAAGCACGAACAGGGTGAAAACATCAAAGTCCACTGCACGTTGCTGGTGTTTGGTGGGTCAGACTGCTCTGGCACCTTCTACAACGACACAGTCAAGTGCACAGTGGAGGTTCCTGGTgacaagtga